The Sulfuricurvum sp. genome segment AAAATATCTACACCAATCCATTGTGAAAAATCTATTCCGAATGAAAAAGAGGATATTTCTCCTTCTTTTCCGACGTGAACTTCAAATTTAAAGAGCCCATTACATGAAGTTCCAGTGAAATATAACGCTTTCATACCACGAAAAATTTCTCCACGTACATCATCCATAAAGAAAGGCATCTTATGATCTTTTGACAACCATATCTTCATATTTGCATTAATACTTTCAGGCTTTACCAATATTGTTGCAGCATTAAAATCTGATAATAACGTATCGAAAATTGGCGACCCGCTTAATTCAAAATTTGTAACGGCTAATTCTATGGGTTTGCCATAATTGAACATTTCCTCAAAGTCATTATGCGATTCATGTTTTTCATTAATCGAAAATTTGACATTAAGATCGACTGGTTCATCACCATGTTGGAAAAAAGTATAGATAGCAGTATTGTTGTGATAAGCCACATCTACGCGAAGTCTGGGGTCTAAGTGATGTAAATAATTTGCTGATGCGACAGAAACATTTTTAAGCATATTTGGGATCAATTTGGCGCTTTGTCCTGTCAATGCTGTCGTCAGCATATTGACTGCGTCATGTTTATCAGGTAATTTTAGACCTATCTCTTCGGATGCTAATTGTTCAGCTTTTCGCTTCCATTCATGGAGTAAATCAACGGGGTACGAATCTGGGTCTTTATCAATTTTATCCGAACAGTTTGAACAAAGCCAAATCGCATTTTCAAAGGATTTTCTTTGTTCGGTAGTCATTGTTGCATCATATCTTGGACCACTGGGAGCTGCTGCACAAATATGTGCTGCCTCTCCAATACTATTAGTTTTCTGTATATCTTGACTTGGTCCAACTGTGATAACTCTACATTCTGGATTTGAACACCGATGTGCTACCCTTGTCCTAAGAATATCAATAGTTGATTTTTTGAAATCATCACGATTTTTCTTCATTCATACCCTATCTAAATTATAAATCAACTATCTTGATTGACATTGTGCATAATCATCGGCCAACAAATTAATCTCAAATAAAGCCACCAAAAATAAATTATATCATGAGAAAAAAATTCATTTGAATGCATTAATCCATGCGCAATTTTATTTCGTAGATTGGGTCCAAAACGGTTTATTAATAATGCTCGTAGTTCAAATGCAAGATCATCCCCGAATATTTCGTCAATTAGTGGATTATCTAATGTTGTATTCAGACTGCGATTATCTTGTAAATTATTTTCCAAGCCAGAAACAATTTCCCCATTTTGCTTTAAAACATACCTAATAGCTTCTTCAAACTGAGGTACTAAAATATTGGCGGCTTCAATCCATTCTCCATAAAATCCGGATGAAAGACCTTTTGCAACAATATACTCTCTTCCAGCTGGTACCAATAAGTTGTTTTGAACAATAGCCGATAAAAAATGTAACGTTATATTATGTTCAAGTAATATTTGAGATCGAGCAGGTTCAATTTCTCCATTCACTGCGATTATTCGTTCAAATTGTGATTGATCAACCATATTTGCATGTAATGCATCATTACGTTCCTTCTCAGAAGCAGTTAGCATACTTGGAAAAACAGCAATTACCTTTCCTTCGTAATCAACTATATGCTTTGAAACTATAAATTGAAACGGTGCTATTTTAACAAGATCTTCAACTTTGTTTTTTAATTCTTCAACAGATTGTGGTGTGGTCAAGAGGCAAAATTGCCGTAATGCTTCTTGTAAAGTTTTACCTTTTACACGATTTATTGAATACTCTATCAATGGTGTTAATTCAATATCTGTTGAGATGCGCCCCATTTCATCAGAAATTTTAGTTTGTACTTCAAGCATTAGAGTATGTAATTCTTTGGTTCTTGATTGCGATCCACCTATTCGTCTAAACGCTTCGATCCCTTGTTGAAGAAAATTTGCCTTTGCCATTGCACTATCAGTAGCATTGGCCATAAGAACATAGCACTCTGCCGCAGAAATTTTTGCTTCTCTTACATCTTCTTCTAATTTGGCAATTTCATACCACTTTGCACTACATTCCCAATAGTCGCTTGCACCTATATATTCACAAGATTCTTGAAT includes the following:
- a CDS encoding DUF4209 domain-containing protein, with the protein product MVSELFIEDFESQEWKAIVLPFSNKNCEKYLTPLSNAIKEYENSPQVVRVFSTLMQLSSFHLRAENTYEPYGAMMIMDGSRTAIPDDLTDEQLKVLKEKIDCFDIDLKARVADVLWIRNKDHAMAKKAIQWLFESAKNQISPDDWVYGYERLERAFRLAKSLGKSAYDELKMICQYMDDLLISEEYQQRQYLSIRVLELLQSCRVDFPKKYAEIAKRIAILIQESCEYIGASDYWECSAKWYEIAKLEEDVREAKISAAECYVLMANATDSAMAKANFLQQGIEAFRRIGGSQSRTKELHTLMLEVQTKISDEMGRISTDIELTPLIEYSINRVKGKTLQEALRQFCLLTTPQSVEELKNKVEDLVKIAPFQFIVSKHIVDYEGKVIAVFPSMLTASEKERNDALHANMVDQSQFERIIAVNGEIEPARSQILLEHNITLHFLSAIVQNNLLVPAGREYIVAKGLSSGFYGEWIEAANILVPQFEEAIRYVLKQNGEIVSGLENNLQDNRSLNTTLDNPLIDEIFGDDLAFELRALLINRFGPNLRNKIAHGLMHSNEFFSHDIIYFWWLYLRLICWPMIMHNVNQDS